A stretch of DNA from Tachyglossus aculeatus isolate mTacAcu1 chromosome 5, mTacAcu1.pri, whole genome shotgun sequence:
TCCTATAGACTTACATGCACTTTGTTACGTTCTAGTCTAGCATCAGCCCTTATAGGTAAATAAAACGTACAGTACTTCCTGCCACTCGGCTCCGTCTACTATTCTCAGGATCCCCATCATGTCCCCCAGACATTGTCTCCTTCACCCTACACGGTATATTTTGGCGGGAGGCGGTAAACCAGGGATTGGCACAGCCCGCCGCACAAGCTGTGTGTCACCACTGCTGCtggcagaggagcagggcagAAAAATGTCACCGGGCTCTACTCAAGGATCCTAATGGCCACAGGTGCCTGGAGTCCTGGCCCCACCTGGTTTGCAAGATGGCAGGGAGCCTGCTTATTTTGACTCTGCCATGTCACCTCCAGTTGCTCCCTGTTTGCTCTGACTTTCCCTGCACCTGCCTCTGaccctgctgcctgtctgctcTCTCCCCAGTAGAACTGCTGCTCCTGTCACCGCAGAGACTGGCGAGGTTTCAGCCCAGAGGCACATGTGGGTGCGGAAGAGAGCACGAGGGGTTGGAGCAGGGGGTGCGGGGAAGACACAGCTCGGTAAAAACGAACCAGCtctctctgcactgtaagctcactgtgggcagggaatgtgtctgctatactgttatactgtactcccccaagcccttagtacagtgttctgcacataattgcaataataataattattattaagcgcttactatgtgctatacactgttctaagtgctggggtagatacaagctaattaggttggacacagactctatcccacgtggggctcccagccttaatccccactttacagatgaggtaactgaggcccagagaaatgaagtgacttgcccaaggtcacacaggagacaagtggtggagccgggattagaacccaggtccttctgactcccaagcccatgctctgtccactaagccatgctgcttcccaataagcactcaataaatacgactgactgactccctgccactcccacagcacctgtatatatgtatatatgtttgtacatatttattactctatttatttatttattttacttgtacatatctgttctatttattttattttgttagtatgtttggttttgttctctgtctcccccttctagactgtgagcccactgttgggtagggactgtctctatatgttgccaacttgtacttcccaagcgcttagtatagtgctctgcacacagtaagcgctcaatgaatacagttgattgattgattgattggggccaggagacaggtcagAACCCAAATACAGCTGATGGAAGTGTCTGGCTGGATGGGCAAAATCAGGGTTCCTATAACAGTCCTGCCCTACTCTGGCTGGAAGCTGGAACACGAGCCTTGAGCAGGGCACTGAGGGTTCCccagattaaaaaaagaaaatatcctTGGTGGGGAAAGCAAACCTCTAAATAGGAGGAGGCTGAATGAGGGGCACAGAGGAAATTCATTAATCAGCTGTGCCTGGATGGATCCTGGGATAAATCCATaaatattcaattcattcattcattcaactgtatttattgagcgcttactgtgtgcacagcactgtactaagtgcttgggaagtacaagttggaaatagtGTGGGATGAAGCTCTGGATTTTAGGTACTGTGGGGTGCTGTAACCCAGGGTATGCCTGAATAGGTTTAATTCCCAAAATTCAGATAAAGAACCCACCTAAAGAATGTGGTGGAAAGTCATCTTACTGGGGAGTTTTCCTGTTTGAAACCTGACTTACCCAGGCAGTGGATGTGATCACGAACAGTACAGTTGGCACTGTAGCGTTGTCGGGGACAGGAGACTGTCATACAGTTTGTAGAATTGGAACACTCGTAATCTGTTTCCGGAAGCTGCCAGCAAAAGCTGCAAGTCATGTTGATGGTAAAGTTTTCTTGCAATTTGTAATCTTGATCCTATAtgtcaaaaaaaccccaaaaaccaagTAATTCATTAAACTACAAGAACCTGTCAGCACTGTCAACATATCAGCAATATTTTAAAGGCTCATCTGATGCAACAAGCACACACCCCATCCACCCCTTGCTGTCCCGGATCTAAATAAATGCTAGTACCGTAGACCACAGTGGTTTAAGATCAGCTCAACCGGAGAATAGTTGCAGAATGGAAAACAGTAGTAAGGGTAGCTACTGAGCGTCCACTGGAAGTAAtgctctatgctaagcacttgggaaagagtaacggtaagcgcttagtacagtgctctgcacacagtaagcgctcaataaatacgactgatgatgatgaagtggcatgTACCCTGCCTATGGTTTGGAGGAGCCAAATATAAaaacattttacatatgagaagaaAAAATTGAATGAACAACTAAAATAAACATAGATACCCAAGTACTGAGAGTAGGTATCAATATATACGTGCTATAGGCGGCTGGCGGGAGTGGATTGAAAATACTTGGGATTTGAGGAATTAATGGGGGAAGATTGattggaagaagtgggattttacaaatacttttttttaaaatggttatttattaagtccttactatgtcgtgcactgtactaagtgctggggtagatactacataatccggttggacacggtccatgtcccataggaggcttacagtcctaattcccattttacagatgagggaactggaacacagaaaagctaagtgtctcgcccaaagtcgcacaacagaaaagtggtggaggtagaattagaacctaggtcctctgatgcccaggcctgtgctctttccactaggcctcgctgcacTGCTTCTTTGACTACAGATGAGCTgtagcttaggagaagcagcgtggctcagcggaaagagtgcgatctttggagtcagaggtcatgggttcaaatcctgactccaccacttgtcagctgtgtgactttgggcaagtcacttaacttctctgtgcctgttaccacatctgtaaaatggggattaagactgtgagccccccgtgggacaacctgatcaccttgtaaccttcccagcgcttagaacagtgctttgcacatagtaagcacttaataaatgccgttattattattattaacggattcggggaataataataataataattattattcgggGAAGGAGGTGAGCCAGATGAAGGGAGCAGTGTGAGTGAGGAAATGGAACCGGtatagatgagagtgaggcacagcttGGAAGCtcgcttgggaggaatgaaaaacATGAACTGGGGAGTAATGGGTGGATAGAGATattaggtaagatggggagagctggtagagagccttgaagagtTGGACACTGGCACCTGGCTTTCTTGACAGAGATTTAGTTCTATTAATTAGGAAGTTTGATTTGTTAGGTTCGACCTTTTTGGACAGCTAGAAATCTGTTATGTTGAGATACTTTGGGTCCACTTCTAATGTCGCTTGACAAACAGGTGCATTTTAAAAAGTGGAAAAAATGTaatgggattagactccaggacAGTATCTTGGGGGAGAGTTTGATGGAAATTTACCCAACCCAAACTAACAAAAAATACTGAGAAATTTGAGATCTATTTGTTTCAACCACTGCTTTGGCTATTCTGATTGACAGAGAAGAGCCCTGAACCTTTCATGATTACGAGTACAGGACCAGGGCTCATCCACTGTTCTCCGTGGTAGTCACCATCTCTGTCATCACCAAACCAATGACCTCCGGGAACAGAACTTCTATTTTTTCCTATTTGAGAAGGGGTCCCGCTTTAAAGTAATAGTAGCTGTTTGGTACAGAATGTAATCCAGTATTTCCTTTAATCCACTGGACTGGCCCAGGCCTAGTCAAATATAAGTGAATGCCCCTGGATGATGATATCAATGAGAATTTTTATTGATTTATCTTCATAGAAAGGGAGGAAAACGGAAACAGAAAATTTATTTGACTTttgtgcacttgggtctctcaAAACACAAAGGTTGCACTCTTGCAGAAATAATGTTAAGGAAAATTTGTGTTTCAGTATCATAAtatcaacaatggcatttactgagtgcttactgtgtgcagagcactgctctaaatgtttgaaagagtacaacagaattagtagacttgttccctgcctatacTGAATTTGCAGCCTAGGTGAAGatacaggcattaacataaataatttataacatataaattatatattatttaatatataaataataatgtaataatgtaataataataatgttataaaaaatttataacatataaacaTATTTTTCCagggcacacatgcacacagttcTTTCTACCAAcactgcactgcacccagtaTTTTCGGGAGAAAATTCCGCAATTCTGCCACTGCCCTCTATCCAAATTGGGGAGTGAAATCATGCTCTGCCAGTGGTGGGGGCATTTTAACTtccaaataaatggaatatttcTCCACTTGTGTATTCATTTTTGGCCTCCACAAACACGGAATTACTGGTCAGCATTAAGGGCATAGGGAGACCCATCCTCAGAATTCATAACTAAAGAGATTGGAACTAGGCTGGCATCTGAGCCTCTTGTtgcgggggttgagggggaggtgagggggtaTTAAAGAGAAATTGCACTTCCAGTAGATCCACTGTGCTATAAAATCCCGATCACTTTGTTCAGGAAAACAACATGTGCATTGAACAGTTAGCAGCCTAACTGAAGACCTTACAATTAGAAATTATCTGCCATTTTCACCAAGTGCTTCTGAAGATTTTCCTCTGATGGCCAGATTTAACAATTACACAGCACTGATCGTTCAGGAAAGGATTTTCCAACACTTATTACTCCTGAGAAGTTTCAATACTTACGACACAGACAACTTGAGGTTTTACTGTGCAGTCAAAAGTGACTGGCTTCCCGTAGACACAGGAGAAGTTTGTTCTGCACTCGATACATTCTGCTGGCAGTCGGCTGCACAAACCGTTGCTTGGACACTTCATCACGTAAGGTGGAGTGACTGAACTTTCTGTGAGAGGAGAGCATGGGAGAGGCTTATATTCTCAGAACATTGAAGTGATCAAAGGAAAACAGACATAATCAAATGACCATTTATCAAATTAATAattaaataagcagcatggctcagtggaaacagcccgggcttgggagtcagaggtcatgggttctaatccctactccgccacttgtcagctgtgtgactttgggcaagtcacttaacttctctgtgcctcagctacctcatctgtaaaacggcgatttagactgtgagccccacatgggacaacctaatcaccttgtatccccccaatgctatgtgtgaagcactattctaagcaagtgcttaacaaataccgttattattattattatatctactgaGTGGTGACCTGGGAAGAATACTTTATTTCTTTTCAGCAATGTGAGAAACAAACAATTTTTAGCAGtgaaatttgtaataataataatgatggcatttattaagcacttactatgtatgaagcactgttctaagtgctggggaggttacaaggtgatcaggttgtcccacgaggggctcccagtcttcatctccattttccagatgagggaacagaggcccagagaagtgaagtgacttgcccaaagtcacatggctgacaagaatgccctccctccacacatctgccaagctagctctcttcctcccttcaaaagccctactgagagctcacctcctccaggaggccttcccagactgagccccctttttcctctcctcctccccatccccccgccttacctccttcccctccccacagcacttgtatatttttgtacagatttattaccttattttacttgtacaaatttcctactctattttgttaatgagtagGAAATTCTATTATTCTGAcagctttgacacttgtctacatgttttgtctttttcaattcaaacaatcaatagtatttattgagtgcttactgtgtgcagagcactgtactaagcgcttgttgtctgtctcccccttctagactgtgagctcgttttggggcagggcccgtctctatctgttgccgacttggacttcccaagtgcttagtccagtgctctgcacacagtacgcactcaataaatacgacaatcaataataataataataacaataaaaatggtggtatttataagcacttactatgtgcaaagcactgttctaagcgctggggggatacaaggtgattaggctgttcCACAGGGGGTATGTAGCGGAGgcgggagtcttctagactgagcccgttgttgggtagggcccgtctctatatgttgccaacttgtacttcccaagcgctctgcacccagtaagagctcaataaatacaactgaatgaatgaatgaacccatgacctctgactccgaatagtaatgacggcatttattaagcgcttaccatgtgccaagcaccgttctaagcgctggggaggttacaaggtgatcaggttgtcccacggggggctcccagttttcatccccattttccagatgagggaactgaggctcctttccaaactccttgaacgagtcatctacacgcgctgcctagaattcctcaacgccaactctctcctcgaccctctccaatctggcttccatccccaacattccacggaaactgccctctcaaaggtcaccaatgacctcctgcttgccaaatccaaaggctcaaactctatcctcatcctccttgacctctcagctgccttcgacactgtggaccacccccttctcctaacacgctatctgacctcggcttcacagactcagtcctctcgtggttctcctcttatctctccggtcgttcattctcagtctcttttgcgagctcctcctccccctcccatccccttactgtaggtgttcctcaagggtcagttcttggcccccttctgttctcaatctacactcactcccttggtgacctcatccgctctcacggcttcaactatcatctctatgctgatgacacccaaatctacatctctgcccctgctctctccccctccctccaggctcgcatctcctcctgccatcaggacatctccatctggatgtctgcccgccacctaaaactcaacatgtccaagactgaactccttgtcttccctcccaaaccctgccctctccctgactttctcatcactgttgacagcactaccatccttcccgtctcacaagcccgcaaccttggtgtcatcctcgactccgctccctcattcacccctcacatccaagccgtcaccaaaacctgccggtctcagctccgcaacattgccaagatccgccctttcctctctatccaaaccgctaccctgctcgttcaagctctcatcctatcccgtctggattactgtatcagcctcctctccaatctcccatcgtcctgtctctccccacttcgatccatacttcatgccgctgcccggattgtctttgtccagaaacgctctgggcatgttactcccctcctcaaaaatctccagtggctaccagtcaacctacgcatcaggcagaaactcctcaccctcggcttcaaggctgtccatcccctcgccccctcctacctcacctcccttctctccttctccagcccagctcgtaccctccgctcctctgccgctaatctcctcaccgtacctcgttctcgcctgtcccgccatcgatccccggcccacgtcctccccctggcctggatgccttccctccgcacatctgccaagctagctctcttcctcccttcaaagccctactgcgagctcacctcctccaggaggccttcccagactgagccccctccttcctctctccctccccattcccccgccttacctctttcccctccccacagcacctgtatatatgtacatatgtttgtatgtatttattactctattaattttatttgtacatattcattctatttattttattttgttaatttatttttgttctctgtcttccccttctcgactgtgagcccactatcgggtagggaccgtctctatatgttgccaactggtacttcccaagcgcttggtacactgctctgcacacagtaagcgctcaatgaatataattgaatgaatgaatgaatgaatgaatgaagtgacttgcccaaagtcacccagctgacaagcagcgtggctcagtggaaaaagcccgggctttggagtcagaggtcatgggttcgaatccctgctctgccaattgtcagtgagtcacttcattcaatcgtatttattgagcgcttactgtatgcagagcactttgcatttattgagcacttactgtatgcagagcactgtactaagcgcttgggaaatacaagctggcaacatacagagatggtccctagccaacagtgggctcacaattcagaagggggagacagacaacaaaacaaaacatattaacaagataaaataaatagaatggatatgtacaagtaaaatagagtaataaatacgtacaaacataaggtaaggtggggggatggggaggggcaggagggggagaggaaggagggggctcaatctgggaaggcctcctggaggaggtgagctctgaggagggctttgaagggaagtagggctttcacttctctgggcctcagttccctcatctgtaaaatggggatgaagactgtgagccttccgtgggacaacccgatcacctcataacctccccagcgcttagaaaggtgctgcgcacatagtaagcagcgtggctcagtggaaagagcccgggcttcggagtcagaggtcacgggttcaaaccccggctcctccacttgtcagctgtgtgactgtgggcaagtcacttcacttctctgggcctcagttccctcatctgtaaaatggggatgaagactgtgaaaccccccccttggggcgacctgatcaacttgcaaccCCCCAGGGCCTCATGAttaagcggcggaggcgggattcgaacccacgacctctgacaccgaagcccgggcttttccccctGAGGCTACACCTCAGTGGCCTGAAATGTGGGGTCACTGAAATTAATGTCGGGGTCCTCCTTTCTCCCCGTTGGGGCTCGGCCTTCGTGTCCCCGGAAAGCAGCCCGGCTCCTCACCGCCGCCCGACGGTCCGGACAGCTGCCACAGGAACAGGGCGACGCCGACCAGCCGCCTCAGACCGACGACctgcccgcccgccgccgccatcttcccCGCACGCGGCACTTCCGGTCCGCCCCTCACCGGCAGCCGCGCACGCGCGCGGGCCCCCTCAGGGGACCCCAGCGCCTgattataatcataatcataataatggcatttattaagcgcttactatgcgccaagccctgttctaagcgctggggaggttacaaggtgatcaggttgtgccacggtgggggctcacggtcttcatctccactttacaaatgagggaactgaggcacagagaagtgaagtaataatgataatgataatcataataatcatcatcataatagcatttattaaaagcttactataataataataataatggcatttattaagcgctcactatgtgccaagccctgttctaagcgctggggaggttacaaggtgatcaggttgtcccacggtgggggctcacggtcttcatctccactttacagatgagggaactgaggcccagagaagtgaagtaatgataataatgataataatgacaataatgataataatgataataataataataatagcatttatcaagagcttactataataataataataatggcatttattaagcgctcactatgtgccaagcactgttctaagcgctggggaggttacgaggtgatcaggttgtgccacggtgggggctcacggtcttcatgtccactttacaaatgagggaactgaggcccagagaagtgaagtaataatgatgatgataataataataataataatagcatttattaagcgcttactataataataataataatggcatttattaagcgctcactaggtgccaagcactgttctaagtgcttggggaggttacaaggtgatcaggttgtcccacggtgggggctcatggtcttcatctccactttacagatgagggaactgaggcacagagaagtgaagtaataatgataatgataataataatagagtttatcaagcgcttactataataataataataataatgatggcatttattaagcgctcactatgtgccaagcactgttctaagcgctggggaggttacaaggtgatcaggttgtcccacggtgggggctcacggtcttcatctccactttacagatgagggaactgaggcacagagaagtgaagtaataatgataatgataatcataataatcatcataataatagcatttattaagcgcttactataataataataatggcatttattaagcgctcactatgtgccaagccctgttctaagcgctggggaggttacaaggtgatcaggttgtcccacggtgggggctcacggtcttcatctccactttacagatgagggaactgaggcccagagaagtgaagtaataatgttaatgataataataataataatgatagcatttatcaagcgcttactataataataataataatggcatttattaagtgctcactatgtgccaagccctgttctaagcgctggggaggttacaaggtgatcaggttgtcccacggtgggggctcacggtcttcatctccactttacagatgagggaactgaggcacagagaagtgaagtaataatgataatgataataataataataataataatagcgtttatcaagcgcttactataataataataataataatggcatgtattaagcgctcactatgtgccaagcactgttgtaagcgctggg
This window harbors:
- the TM2D3 gene encoding TM2 domain-containing protein 3 produces the protein MAAAGGQVVGLRRLVGVALFLWQLSGPSGGESSVTPPYVMKCPSNGLCSRLPAECIECRTNFSCVYGKPVTFDCTVKPQVVCVDQDYKLQENFTINMTCSFCWQLPETDYECSNSTNCMTVSCPRQRYSANCTVRDHIHCLGKRTFPKMLYCNWTGGYKWSTALALSITLGGFGADRFYLGQWREGLGKLFSFGGLGIWTLIDVLLIGVGYVGPADGSLYI